The Setaria viridis chromosome 9, Setaria_viridis_v4.0, whole genome shotgun sequence sequence TCTCTACTGCCTTGGTCTCCTCAGTCGGACTTAAGGCGCTCACGACGGTCGTCTCCTTGTAGTCGGGTATGGCTGGAGCAGCCTCCTTTCCGAGCTTCTGGAGTTCGACAGAGTGGGCAAGGCCGGTGGCGAGCTCGAAGTTCTTGTGGTCGCATGTGTAGGCGTGCGAGAAGTTACTACCCAGTGTGATGGTGCTGTTTGGTCCCGGCATCTTCAGCTTGAGGTAAGTGTAGTTGGGGGccaccatgaacttggcgtaacATGGGTGCCCTAGGATAGCGTGGTAGCACCTGAGAAgctccaccacctcgaaggttaGGACCTCCATGAGGAAGTTAGCGCGGTCGCTGAATGTGACAAgtaggtcgatctgcccgagcgAATACGCCTGCATTCCCGGGATCACGCCGTGGAAAGGTGCGATGACCGGTCAGAGCTTAGACCGGGGGATGCGCATGGTGTCCATGGTCTCAAcatagaggatgttgaggccactgccCCCATCCATCAGTACCTGACTGAGGTGCTTTTTGTCGACGATggggtcaatgacgagtgggtaCCAAGCCGATCAGGGAATGTAGGTGGGATGGTCCTTCTGGTCGAAAGTGATTAGATGATTCGACCAGCTTAGGTAAGTAGGGATAGCTGAATCAATGGTGCATACCTCTCGGTGGCGCACCTTGCGCTGGCGCTTGGAGTGGTCAGCGTCAGGTcccccgaagatcatgaggCAAGTTTTAGGCTCAGGGAAGCCGTCTCCATCTTTGCTTGCCACGTCCTCCTTGTCGGCTGCGTCTTCCTTGCTTGTCCGCTCCTTCAGCTTGCCGGCTTGCTGCAGGAAGTGCTTGAGGAGTTTGCAGTCCATGTAGAGGTGCTTGACGGGGAAGGTGTGGTTGGTGCAGGGGCTCTCCATGAGCTTCTCGAAGTGGTCGTTTCGGCCATGCTGGGGTTGCTTGCCCAATCAGTCGGCCGCCGCTACTATGATCGGGTGAGTCGGTCGGTTCTgctccttcttgttcttcttgccctGCTTCATGGAGGGGCCCTCGTCCTGGTCTTTGCGCTTGGCCTTACCCTTGTCCCAACCGGTGTTGAAGACCACCCCGACCACCTCCTCACCTGAGGTTTGGTTCGTGGTGAGGTCGAGTAGCTCGTGGGTGGTGCGGGGCTTCTAGCAGCTGAGCTTGTGGATCAAGGACTCGCAGGTCATCCCGGAGAGGAACACGCTGATGACGTCCGCGTTGACAACATCCAGGAGGGAGTTGCATTGCCTTGAGAACTTGTGGATGTAATCCCGCAGGGGCTCGTTGGGCTTCTGTTTGCAACTCTTGAGGTCCCAGCAATTCCCAAGGTGGACATAAGTtccctggaagttccctacgAAGACCTTCTTGAGTTCCGCCCAGTCGCGGATGTTATTGGGCAGAGGAACTCGAGCCACGCTCGAACGAACTCCCCTACACAGATGGGAGggtactggatgatgaagttATCATCATCTACTCCTTCGGCTCGGCAGGCGAGCCGGAAGTCCTCAAGCCACACATCGGGGTTCATCTCCTCAGTGTTTACTTGGCGATGTTGGTGGGCGGTCGGAAGCACTGAGGGAACGACGCTTTCTAGATGCAGCGACCGAAGGTCCGGGGCCTCGGTCCGTCCGGGCTAGGGCTTTGGTCTCCATTCCGATCGTTGGGTCGGCTGCCACGCCTAGAGTGCACCTCCTCATGCTCCTCGTCGGGCCGGTTGCGGCCCATGTCCTCCGCTCTCGCCACCATGTGGTCGACGTCGGTGTTGTGTCGCGCCACACGTTGCGCGTGGATGACAATATGCGCATCATGGTTCGGCCCTATGCGTTCATGCACGTGCTGGGGATGCGAAGCTGGTGCTGGGTCGAGCTGCGGTGCGGCCACGGTGCTCTGACCTGCACAACAGGGCTGTTGAGGCGAACGAACGTAGCGGTTCAGTTGGTGCGGGCCCAATGCTCCAGTTGGGCAAGATGTTGCGTGTCGCTGACACGACGCagagctctccgcctgctgtGCCGCAACGGTTTCCACCAGTGCCTGGAGGTTCCGGTGGATTACCTGCTCCGGGGGATCAGCGGGTTCAGGGAGACTGCGCAAAAGCATTGCCATGGCGGCAATGTTCTGGTCGGCCCGAGCGAATTATGGGAGGTCATCCTCCCCAGCCATGATGTCGCGCCGAACCTGGTGGGCGCGGCTTCGTGTGTCGCTTCCCGCGTTGCAGGCGTGCGGCTCTAGGTGACGCGGTGGGCTGCCGGTGCTAGTGGCTGCTGGTCCTACTGCTGCTGTCATAGCTCATCACCATGCACGTGCACCTGCATCAGGACCTCCACACGGTGGTCCGGTGGGGTGTGTGTCTCAGCGGACTCCACTGCCTCCGGGAGCTGTCCCGGGGCGTCCGCCATGGCGCACTCCCGGGACAGGGGATGGTCGAGCGACAACGCATCGCCGATGCTGGAGCTATCGCTCTCGAGCTCCTCATCACAAAGGTCGTGAAAGAAGGTGAGGGCGTAGTCCACCATTCCCACGAACTCGAGCGCGAGAGGGAGCAGCGCCATCACCCTCCAGAGTCCCGAGCGTACGCGTCCATGGGGGACATGAGGCCGTAAGGGAACCATCCGCGTGGTGAGCGTGGTGGTGACAACGGAGCTCCTCCGGAGAGCTGGCGGAAGGTGTTAACAAGTGAATACATGATAGTATCCACGTCACTTACCATGGGGTTCGTGCCTAGCACGGACTCGATATGAAGCGCAAGTGCCTTGACATCTAGGTCGTCGAGCGGCTCGCAGACGATGATGCGAGACATTCCTCTTGGGGATGCTGGGGGAGCCGCCTCCTCACGAAGGCAGAGGACACCAAGCTGATCAGCGTTGAAGTCCAGGCTCCTAAAACGGAAGGCCTGGAGCGGCGTGAAGATGGGAGGAACCCACACTCCACCGAGTGCGGGGGTGGGAAAGTCCAGCAAACCGAAGCGAATCGTGTCGCTCGAGCTCGTCATGCCGAAGACGGCAGGAAGGTTGGCCATCCGATGACCTAAAACACGAATGCAACGATTTCTTCCCCACGGAcggcgccaactgtcggtgtgaaatctggccgacaagtaaatatttgtagtttttgCTGTTGCGTTAGATCGGATGTGGCCTAACACGCAATGATACAGGATGTATATTGGTTCAGGCAACGTGCCCTACGTCTAGTCAGGGTCGGTCggtcgactttattcctgagctCAGATGCTCAAAGTTCGTAGTGGGGGTACAAATGAGAGGAGTATGACAAGGGGTTCctgagtcctggccttgttctcgtatcagtggaagagagtggcaggagctcTAGAGTGCGCTAGAGTGTGGGGGAGTGTGTGAAAAAACGTCTATCACATGTTGTGAACGTGTCGTAGAAGCAGGGgtccgtccccttttatagtttAAGGGAACAGCCTTACAGTcgggagagacagagagagtgaGTGTACGGGTGTTATCTAGTCTTGCGGCCCACGTCATCGGGTACGGTATGGCCTCCATCCTCGGTCTCTGTTCTCCTCGTTAGGCCACTATGCCGCAACGGGTAGGTTTACGGCGGCATTGTGCAGGCGTGCGCAGGGCATGGCATGGTACGGTTCTGCATACGATCGGCTGACTCGGGCGCCGCCTCGTTATTCGTCCCACCTGCTCCCTAGACCCACACCAAGCGTGTGCCCCCTATCGGTAGTCCCAGTCGGCCCCGATCGTGCCTGTCGGGGGAGCAGTACGGGAGGTACGGTATATCCCCGGTCGGGAGTACTCGATCGGGAGAACTCGGTCCGGGTCGGACTATGGTCCCACCCCTGGCTGGACCCATTGAGTCGGGGCTCCGACCGGGCCTCTCAGTCAAAGGAGTCGGTCGGTGGGCGGGTCGTGTTTTTGGCCTGGCATTGCGTAGCTGGGCCGGCCCAGATGTGCAGTATTGTCGAGCCCTTTGTGAGGCCAAGTGTTGCGGGAAGTCTGTCCCGTTGGGAACCttgggtctatggacccgtcactatgggtgtgtttggttacttgtatcatttgattcatgtattaaattgttcaaaataataataatttttttatttgattgggtaaattgtaccaactcatccatgatgaagccatcccacttaattTATTTTTCTACTAGTAGGAGTGAACTATATGGTACAAGAAAATTGGTTGAACCTCATCATTCAGGATCATCCATACCTGCTTCATTTGGTGCATGCAATCAAACATCAATGTCTTTCCCACCTTCTTAAAGATACGATAGGTCCTATTTATTTTAGCTTTCCTGTGAATCTATTTTGTAAGGAAATAGTTGTCAGGAAAATCCGCTGGCTGGACCACTTGCTGAAGAAGCAAGACGCTTGAGGGAGGAGGTTTTCTCGATTGCCATAAGATTTCCGCCGTTCTTTCGCGCTGTTGGGCCGTATTGGGCCACAAGCGCTACTGCTGTATTTGTGTGGTAAAGGGCCACGAGTCCGCCCGGCCTTACGAGACGTCAATTAAAAGCGGAGACCACCCCATCACACCACCGAAATCCTCCGACCCAAACCCTAATCTGATTTTCGCCCTCTCGGTCCATCGATTCCCTCGCGGCGATTCATGGAGGCAATCTGGTGTGTTGTGCAGGAAGAACAGGGTGAGCCTGATCCAAAGTTGAAGATAATTGAGCGCCCCGTCGAAGATGGTGATGAGGAGAAGAaatgcggcggcggtggtggcgaggaggagaagaacggcggccgaggcgacacCGTGGATGAGGAGGACAGCGAAGACGACATGAGTGATTGGGACGAGGAGGACAGCGAAGACGACATGAGTGATTGGGACGAGGAGGACAGCGAAGACGACATGAGTGATTGGGACGAGGAGGACAGCGAAGACGACATGAGGGGTTGGGACGAGGATGGCAACCCGTATCTGCCAGTCAAGTGGCCCTGGGAGTATCCGTTACATACTTGCCCTGAAGGTAATGAGAACCTAACTGCTGGTATTTTTGGAAACTACACGCgtaacatatttttttagacCAAAGAGAACGCCGCTCGGTAATCTGTAACATCTAAGACCTTTTCCAAAACTGAAGAAACAATAGTTATGAATGAAACTTGCAAAATCGTGATGTAAAATTATATTGGTTTTGCATCAACAAAATTCGTGCAGTTCCTTAACGAAGATTTTCCTTAAACAAGAGTTTTATAATAACCAGTTGAATGGAACTGTTGTTTTTACAGGACAAAATTTTACACTGGAGGAAGCTAAAAAAATAGTTGAATCTACCTGGGAAAGGAATGGTGACCTGCTCTCAGAATGGTGTGACCTGTTTAACAACAACACGACTCCTTTGCCTGCGTTGCCTCTACGTGTTCTTCCAAGGGTAACCAAAGACTGTTTCTGGAGATGACTGCTACCATGTGCAGTATTGGACGGGAGATACTGATGAAAGTAGGTGAACTAATGATCAATGGCATGCTACTTTATCCTTTTCTCGTGCAGTCCAATTCTCATTTTTTATACTTGCAGCTGCACTAGATCATCCGTATTTCATACCCTGTGAGATGATGCAAGTGTTCTCCCTTGGATTATCAAGCCCTCTTGCTCGTCCCATTAATATTTATGGGCATTTTTCTGTTCGTGATGCCTGGGAACCACTCCGCAACTATCTTTTTAATCGCTCAAGAAATGATCCAGCCATGATTTCTCAGGTAAGTGATGCTTGTTCTTGTCCTGAATTGAAGCTCTGTCATGAGGACCACACGTCTACCGCGTCCACGAGGCTTCTCCTCTACTGTTGTTTGGAGGTGTTGCAACTTTGATTTATGAATGTTGCGATGCGACATTTTGAATGTTGGAGCACTCTTATTATGATCTGTTGAATAAATCAGAATTATTTTGATcgatgttgcatgaaacatgcgATGTTTCGGTGGTATTTTTGTCTGAAATTGGTTGGATGCAATTAGCTAGTCTAGAAtaattttgatgttgcaaatatTCATCTGTGATGTTGCATATGTTGTGGTTTCATGTTGCGACGGGCAGTTAGAGCACCTGGCGAGAATCTGTCAGTGGCTGATGATTGGTGCCATCCGATGGGAACATCTCCCATCGGACCGTCCGGGTACTAGCAAGTTCATAGGGAAAATGATTCCTTGTTTTCATTCCCTTGCTTTGTGATGATGTTTAGTTCATCAAGTTGGAAAGGTAGCTTTGGAAAGTTATTTGATACGATAAAACTAATTGCTGACTACTCATTAAAAAACTTATTACTGTAGAGGAAAAAGGATGTCAAATCACCCTCTTGTTGGTGTGAGGGGGTTAGGTTCAGGAAGTTTGTCTACCTATTGTAGTGTCTGAAGGCACTACTTGTTTTTCCTAATCTACTGTGTAAAGCAGTAGATAGAAGTCTACTGCATGTcttatttttacaaaatacaTTTTTAATTGGTGAACTCTGTTATCCTTATCACATGTTTCCTTCAAGTTTTCATTAGCTACCTTACCCTGTGTTTTCAACTATTTTAAGCGGGGTGCTTATGTGGCACTTAGGTGCTCCTAGGTGCTACCTCCAATCTAGCTTGCCTCCTTTCTGACCAGTCTGCTTAGAGCTTAGTGCTTTTTAATATGCTTCAACTTGTTTGGACTTGATCTTGGAGTGCTAGTCCCAATTCTTGCCATGCCAATGCATATATAACTATATAAGTACTGGTACCAGGTCGTATGTAAAGTGTAGTCGGTGTCAACTCTTATTTTTTATACTCGCAAATATGAGTTATGAATTTATATTTTGGGTTGTCTgaaaagaaaggggaagggTATGCTTCTGCACAGAACTGTATTTTATTACTTTGTGAAGTTGGCTTCTAGGGTATGGTACCATTACATATTGGAATAGGATTTGGTTATGTGGTGACATTAAATATGTTTCAAATAATAGAATCATTTGTATTGTTCCTGATTGCCCAAATCCTGTAATTTTGGTAGCTTGTTGAACCAAACACAATCCTGTAGCAGAGCAGCTAACAGTGTTCTATTGTCACTTAAATGAAAATAATGCATTGGATGAGGTTGAATATCATGGGTGTGAGAAATAATAGATTTATGGAAAAGCTCCTACCCAATTTTGAGGTTACATCTAGATCCTGTTTTTCACCTTACTGGTTGCACGTGTGATATGGATCTTTAATTTACTTCAAACCACCATTCATTTTTTGTAGCACACAGTTCTCTCTTTTCAGGAATGTGTGACCTTTAAAAAACTATGCCGTAAAACTTCTATTCTTTTATCATGGTAGATAAATGCCATTTGGATTGATGGGTGTACTATAAAATTTAAAAGCCGCTGTTAGCTTACTCATTGGAAAACAGATCCTTTACTATTGACTAATTCACTTGTAACTATGGTCATAGTTGGAGAAATGTCATGTTGTTTCCAACATGAGTAAACCATTAATTGTGATATTTCTTTACAAAAAAATGATGTCGGATTCATTCTATTAACCTACCAGTTGAACACGCTTTTATGCGTTGTACAGCATTATACCGAACTGTTCTGCTGGTCTTATTTTTAATAGCGCTTATACTTTTTATATTATGAGAAGTTCTAACATTGTATACCTACAGGGTTGCTCTTTCCTGCCACTTTGTAGCCCATGTCGTGGAATATATGTGTGTCCATATTTTTTAATGGATGTTAGTCTTTGGataaaagaggaagaaggatcTCCTGACACACCGTTGTTTAGTGGGTATGTTGAAATCGACACTTCTTTTGCTGGATTTGGATCCGTCCTGATAGGACGGTTTCAGGGCGAAGTTTATGGCTTGGACATGATATTTGCTTTGCTAGGTGACAGCATTGAGACTGTTATAGAGGTAAAGGCAGAAGCAAAACAACCATCAGACGTGAGAATTAGTGCCTCAACTAGTGGGTTTGATGAGGAGATTTCACTATATGATGGCAAATTTTGTGGAAGTGGGTCAATGTTCAAGCATATAGTGGCTGTGAAGAAGCAAGAGGAATTGCACATTGTTTTGAAAATGAATGAGTCTACATACAAATGGACTTTTAAGGCTGGAATTGGAGTTGTTATAGCACCTGAACACCCAGTTTCCGGTTTTACTCAGTACTTTGTCATGAATGTGTCTTTTAGAACAAAGGGCAAAGCCGCATCAGCTTGGCAGTGGAGTTGCATATGCAATGACGTTCGTGTATCGAAAATGTGTCTAGAGTAGCAGGTGCGAACAAGTGCCATCTGAAGCTCAGTGTCAACTACTGAACCATGTAAGGTGTAGAGGACCCAACTTTGTGTGTTGCGAGTCGATTTCTGTACTTGCCAATGGACGATGCACTCTTGTTTTATATTTTCTCCAAATGAACTCTATTTTCTTATTGCCTACTCATTAGAAAGAGTGTTGAAATTGCAATCCAAATGTACTGCTCCCGTTTATTTCGTATCTGTTCCGCGGTTTGTGCGTGGTTGGTACAGCCCGGTGATCTTCTCACTTAATCTCATTGCCTGATAGTTAATTGAGCAAATTCCCTCGATGTCATGAAAATGAAAAAATTTCGGATTCCATCAGTGCCATAGAAACTCTAATTTATCCCTTTATGCCATTTCCGTTACGAATCTGCTAGATTTTAACGGAACATGAATCTGCTAGATTTTAACGGAACATGGATGGAAGGGGAATCGGCGTCACATGAAATGGCATTTGTGCCCCTATTACACTGACTAAAGGGGCCCACTGCAGAACCTTATCCTCTCCCTCCACCCACCGGCTCTCTCCCCTCCCAACCTCTTGTTCTCTCAAGTCCCCCACGCCGTGCCCCcaggggcgcgccgccgccctcctccgcggccCTCGACGGGGGGCTGGTggcccggcgcggcgccggcgggcgtgCTCCTGCGCCGGCCCGCGCTGTGGTTCGAGCGGACATGAACCCCTGCGCCGGGCACCGGCGGccgcgtccccgcctccgccggccccgtgGCTCCGCCGCCCGTTTGTGCCGTCGCCGCACCCGAG is a genomic window containing:
- the LOC117835379 gene encoding uncharacterized protein; the encoded protein is MQAYSLGQIDLLVTFSDRANFLMEVLTFEVVELLRCYHAILGHPCYAKFMVAPNYTYLKLKMPGPNSTITLGSNFSHAYTCDHKNFELATGLAHSVELQKLGKEAAPAIPDYKETTVVSALSPTEETKAVEIDPSYSTKMVWIRTNLPAE
- the LOC117838978 gene encoding uncharacterized protein; its protein translation is MMQVFSLGLSSPLARPINIYGHFSVRDAWEPLRNYLFNRSRNDPAMISQGCSFLPLCSPCRGIYVCPYFLMDVSLWIKEEEGSPDTPLFSGYVEIDTSFAGFGSVLIGRFQGEVYGLDMIFALLGDSIETVIEVKAEAKQPSDVRISASTSGFDEEISLYDGKFCGSGSMFKHIVAVKKQEELHIVLKMNESTYKWTFKAGIGVVIAPEHPVSGFTQYFVMNVSFRTKGKAASAWQWSCICNDVRVSKMCLE